One genomic region from Enterobacter hormaechei ATCC 49162 encodes:
- the bssS gene encoding biofilm formation regulator BssS gives MEKNSDVIQTHPLVGWDISTVDSYDALMLRLHYQTPNQQNRDEAEVGQTLWLTTDVARQFISILEAGIAKIESGDYQENEYKRH, from the coding sequence ATGGAAAAGAATAGTGATGTCATCCAGACCCATCCGCTCGTTGGCTGGGATATCAGCACCGTAGACAGCTACGATGCGCTGATGCTGCGTTTGCACTACCAGACCCCAAATCAGCAAAACCGTGATGAAGCGGAAGTTGGACAGACGCTGTGGCTTACAACAGACGTCGCCCGTCAGTTTATCTCTATTTTGGAAGCAGGCATTGCAAAAATAGAATCTGGCGACTATCAGGAAAATGAGTATAAACGGCATTAA
- a CDS encoding lipoprotein — MKKIVIAAALIVSGLLVGCNQLTQYTVSEQEINQALEKHNNFSKDIGVPGLADAHIVLTNLASQIGREEPNKVTLSGDASLDMTSLFGNQKADIKLKLKALPVFNKEKGAIFLQEMEIVDAVVTPDKMKPVLQTLMPYLNQSLQNYFNQQPAYVLSEDKSKGESLAKKYAKGIEVKPGEIIIPFTD; from the coding sequence ATGAAAAAGATCGTTATTGCCGCTGCGTTAATTGTCAGTGGTCTGCTGGTGGGTTGTAATCAGCTTACGCAGTACACCGTCAGTGAGCAGGAAATTAATCAGGCGCTGGAAAAACATAATAACTTTTCAAAAGATATCGGCGTACCCGGCCTTGCGGATGCGCATATCGTCCTGACGAATCTCGCCAGCCAGATTGGACGCGAAGAGCCGAACAAAGTCACCCTTTCCGGCGATGCCAGCCTGGACATGACCTCGCTCTTCGGCAATCAGAAAGCGGACATCAAGCTGAAGCTCAAGGCACTGCCGGTGTTCAATAAAGAGAAAGGGGCAATTTTCCTGCAAGAGATGGAAATCGTTGATGCAGTTGTGACGCCGGATAAAATGAAACCGGTGCTGCAAACGCTGATGCCTTATCTCAACCAGTCGTTGCAGAACTACTTTAACCAACAGCCTGCCTATGTTCTGAGCGAAGACAAGAGCAAAGGCGAATCTCTGGCGAAAAAATATGCCAAAGGGATAGAGGTGAAACCGGGTGAAATCATCATTCCTTTCACCGACTAA
- the mdtH gene encoding multidrug efflux MFS transporter MdtH — protein MSRVSQARSLGKYFLLIDNMLVVLGFFVVFPLISIRFVDQMGWAALMVGIALGLRQFVQQGLGVFGGAIADRFGAKPMIVTGMLLRAAGFATMAIAHEPWLLWFSCFLSGIGGTLFDPPRTALVVKLIRPQHRGRFFSILMMQDSAGAVVGALLGSWLLQYDFRLVCATGAVLFILCALFNGLFLPAWKLSTVKAPVREGLDRVLSDKRFVTYVLTLTGYYMLAVQVMLMLPIMVNDIAGTPAAVKWMYAIEACLSLTLLYPIARWSERRFRLEHRLMAGLLLMTLSMMPIGLVSSLQQLFMLICTFYIGSIIAEPARETLSASLADARARGSYMGFSRLGLALGGALGYTGGGWLFDAGKALHQPELPWVMLGMVGFMTLIALWWQFSDKRSTRGMLEPGA, from the coding sequence ATGTCCCGCGTATCACAGGCCAGGAGCCTGGGTAAATATTTCCTGCTCATCGATAACATGCTGGTCGTACTCGGCTTTTTTGTCGTTTTTCCGCTTATATCGATTCGTTTTGTCGATCAAATGGGCTGGGCGGCGTTGATGGTCGGGATCGCGCTGGGCTTACGCCAGTTTGTACAACAGGGTCTGGGCGTGTTTGGCGGCGCAATAGCCGATCGCTTCGGCGCGAAACCGATGATCGTCACCGGCATGCTGTTACGTGCGGCGGGGTTCGCCACCATGGCCATCGCTCATGAACCCTGGCTACTGTGGTTCTCCTGTTTCCTTTCCGGAATTGGCGGCACCCTTTTCGACCCACCGCGTACCGCGCTGGTGGTGAAGCTTATCCGTCCGCAACACCGGGGCCGCTTCTTCTCAATTTTGATGATGCAGGACAGCGCCGGTGCGGTCGTGGGCGCCCTGCTGGGAAGCTGGCTGCTGCAATACGATTTCCGTCTGGTCTGTGCCACCGGCGCGGTACTGTTTATTCTCTGCGCGCTGTTTAACGGTCTGTTCCTCCCGGCGTGGAAGCTGTCGACGGTTAAAGCGCCAGTGCGGGAAGGGCTTGACCGCGTGCTGAGCGATAAACGCTTCGTCACGTATGTGTTAACGCTGACCGGGTACTACATGCTCGCCGTGCAGGTCATGCTGATGCTGCCGATTATGGTTAACGATATTGCAGGCACACCCGCAGCGGTGAAATGGATGTATGCCATTGAAGCCTGCCTCTCTCTGACCCTGCTCTATCCAATTGCCCGCTGGAGCGAGCGCCGCTTCCGGCTTGAGCACCGTCTGATGGCCGGACTGCTGCTGATGACGCTGAGCATGATGCCCATCGGTCTGGTGAGTTCGCTTCAGCAACTGTTTATGCTGATCTGCACCTTCTATATTGGTTCAATCATTGCCGAGCCAGCCCGTGAAACGCTGAGCGCGTCACTTGCCGACGCCCGGGCCCGTGGCAGCTACATGGGGTTCAGCCGTCTCGGACTGGCGCTTGGCGGCGCACTGGGTTATACCGGTGGCGGCTGGCTGTTCGATGCCGGAAAAGCGCTTCATCAGCCGGAACTGCCGTGGGTCATGCTCGGCATGGTCGGCTTTATGACGCTGATTGCCCTCTGGTGGCAGTTCAGTGATAAACGCAGCACCCGTGGGATGCTGGAGCCTGGCGCATAG
- the pyrC gene encoding dihydroorotase, which produces MTVQSQVLKIRRPDDWHIHLRDGDMLKTVVSYTSEIYGRAIVMPNLVPPVTTVEAAIAYRQRILDAVPAGHDFTPLMTCYLTDSLDPNEVERGFNEGVFTAAKLYPANATTNSSHGVTSIDAIMPVLERMQKLGMPLLVHGEVTHADIDIFDREARFIETVMEPLRQRLPGLKVVFEHITTKDAAEYVRDGNELIAATITPQHLMFNRNHMLVGGVRPHLYCLPILKRNIHQQALRELVASGFPRAFLGTDSAPHARHRKEASCGCAGCFNAPTALASYATVFEEMNALDHFEAFCSLNGPRFYGLPVNDTFIELERKDSQVEASIALTDDTLIPFLAGETVSWSVKR; this is translated from the coding sequence ATGACTGTACAATCCCAGGTTCTCAAAATCCGCCGCCCAGACGACTGGCACATCCATCTTCGTGATGGCGACATGCTGAAAACCGTCGTGTCTTATACCAGCGAAATTTACGGCCGTGCGATTGTTATGCCTAACCTGGTTCCGCCAGTCACTACCGTCGAGGCCGCGATTGCCTATCGCCAGCGTATCCTTGATGCCGTTCCGGCCGGGCACGATTTTACCCCATTAATGACCTGCTACCTGACGGACTCGCTGGATCCCAATGAGGTTGAGCGCGGGTTTAACGAAGGTGTGTTCACCGCCGCGAAGCTCTACCCGGCGAATGCCACCACCAACTCCAGCCATGGGGTGACCAGCATCGACGCCATCATGCCCGTCCTGGAGCGTATGCAAAAACTGGGAATGCCGCTGCTGGTGCACGGGGAAGTGACCCACGCTGACATTGATATTTTCGATCGCGAAGCCCGTTTTATTGAAACGGTCATGGAGCCGCTGCGCCAGCGTCTGCCGGGGCTGAAAGTGGTGTTTGAACACATTACGACCAAAGATGCCGCAGAGTATGTCCGGGATGGCAATGAGCTGATTGCCGCCACCATTACCCCGCAGCACCTGATGTTTAACCGTAACCACATGCTGGTGGGCGGTGTTCGTCCACATCTGTATTGTCTGCCGATCCTCAAGCGCAATATTCACCAGCAGGCGTTGCGTGAGCTGGTTGCCAGCGGCTTCCCTCGCGCGTTTCTCGGCACGGATTCCGCCCCGCATGCCCGTCACCGTAAAGAGGCGAGCTGCGGCTGTGCAGGCTGCTTTAACGCGCCGACCGCCCTGGCAAGTTACGCAACCGTGTTTGAAGAGATGAATGCGTTAGACCATTTCGAAGCCTTCTGCTCCCTCAACGGCCCGCGTTTCTACGGTCTGCCCGTCAATGACACGTTCATTGAGCTGGAGCGTAAAGACAGCCAGGTTGAAGCATCGATTGCACTTACCGATGATACGCTGATCCCCTTCCTGGCCGGTGAAACCGTAAGCTGGTCGGTAAAACGCTAA
- a CDS encoding Gfo/Idh/MocA family protein gives MTTLRIGVVGLGGIAQKAWLPVLGAASDWTLQGAWSPTREKAERICKTWRIPYAGSLQDLARECDAVFVHTSTATHYQVVSELMNAGVHVCVDKPLAENVQDAERLIELAARKKLTLMVGFNRRFAPLYQQLKARSGSFASLRMDKHRTDSVGPNDLRFTLLDDYLHVVDTALWLSNGHAQLQSGTLLTNEQGEMVYAEHHFAVEHLQVTTSMHRRAGSQRESVQAVTDGALYDVTDMREWREEKGSGVVALPVPGWQSTLEQRGFVGCARHFITCVQNQTVPETSGEQAILAQRIVERLWREAMSE, from the coding sequence GTGACAACATTACGTATAGGTGTCGTGGGGCTGGGGGGGATTGCGCAAAAAGCCTGGCTGCCCGTTTTAGGCGCAGCGTCAGACTGGACGCTGCAAGGGGCGTGGTCGCCCACCCGCGAGAAAGCAGAGCGTATCTGTAAAACCTGGCGCATCCCTTATGCCGGTTCGCTTCAGGATTTAGCCCGTGAATGTGATGCGGTGTTTGTGCATACCTCAACCGCGACGCACTACCAGGTCGTGAGCGAGTTAATGAATGCGGGCGTTCACGTCTGCGTGGATAAACCCCTGGCGGAGAATGTGCAGGATGCAGAACGTCTGATTGAGCTGGCCGCGCGGAAAAAGCTGACGCTGATGGTCGGTTTCAACCGCCGTTTTGCGCCGCTCTACCAGCAGCTTAAGGCCCGGTCCGGCTCGTTTGCCTCTCTGCGTATGGATAAGCACCGTACCGACAGCGTGGGGCCGAACGATCTGCGCTTCACGCTGCTGGATGATTATCTGCACGTCGTGGATACGGCCCTGTGGCTGAGTAACGGACATGCACAGCTGCAAAGCGGCACGCTGCTGACCAACGAGCAGGGTGAGATGGTCTATGCCGAACATCATTTTGCCGTTGAGCATTTGCAGGTAACAACCAGCATGCATCGTCGGGCGGGCAGCCAGCGCGAGTCCGTGCAGGCCGTAACGGATGGGGCGCTGTATGACGTTACCGATATGCGAGAGTGGCGGGAAGAGAAGGGCAGCGGCGTGGTCGCGTTACCCGTTCCCGGCTGGCAGAGCACGCTGGAGCAGCGTGGTTTTGTGGGCTGCGCACGTCACTTCATCACCTGCGTGCAGAATCAGACAGTTCCTGAAACGTCCGGGGAGCAGGCTATTCTGGCGCAGCGCATCGTGGAACGACTCTGGCGGGAAGCCATGAGCGAATAA
- the dinI gene encoding DNA damage-inducible protein I, which produces MRIEVTIAKTTVLPAGALDALAGELSRRINSTFPENDGAVTVRYATANHLSVIGGAKEDKERISEILQETWESADDWFITD; this is translated from the coding sequence ATGCGTATTGAAGTCACCATTGCCAAAACCACCGTCCTGCCTGCTGGCGCACTCGACGCTCTGGCAGGTGAGCTATCCCGACGTATTAACAGCACTTTTCCTGAAAACGATGGCGCCGTAACGGTACGTTATGCGACGGCAAACCATCTTTCCGTCATCGGTGGCGCGAAAGAAGATAAAGAACGCATCAGCGAAATTTTGCAGGAAACATGGGAAAGCGCCGACGACTGGTTCATCACTGATTAA
- a CDS encoding YceH family protein, with product MKYQLNGAEARVIGCLLEKQVTTPEQYPLSVNAVTMACNQKTNREPVMNLGEHEVQDILDELVKRHYLRTVSGFGNRVTKYEQRFCNSEFGDLKLSAAEVAVITTLLLRGAQTPGELRTRASRMHEFQDMQDVEQTLEGLATREDGPYVVRLAREPGKRESRYMHLFSGDVEPSALAAESDTAASNDSLTARVAALEDEVAGLKQRLDALLAHLGD from the coding sequence ATGAAATATCAGTTAAATGGCGCCGAAGCGCGCGTGATCGGCTGCCTGCTGGAAAAGCAGGTCACGACGCCGGAACAGTATCCTCTGTCCGTGAATGCCGTCACGATGGCCTGCAACCAGAAGACAAACCGTGAGCCGGTGATGAACCTGGGCGAACACGAAGTGCAGGATATCCTTGATGAGCTGGTGAAGCGCCACTACCTGCGCACCGTCAGCGGTTTCGGTAATCGCGTCACTAAATATGAACAGCGCTTTTGTAATTCTGAATTTGGCGATTTAAAACTGAGCGCCGCAGAAGTGGCGGTTATCACCACGCTGCTGCTGCGCGGCGCCCAGACGCCGGGCGAACTGCGCACCCGCGCCTCCCGCATGCATGAATTTCAGGATATGCAGGACGTTGAGCAGACCCTGGAGGGGCTGGCCACGCGCGAGGACGGTCCTTACGTCGTCCGTCTGGCCCGCGAGCCGGGCAAGCGTGAAAGCCGCTATATGCACCTGTTTAGCGGCGACGTGGAGCCCTCTGCGCTGGCCGCAGAATCCGATACGGCAGCGTCAAACGACAGCCTGACCGCGCGCGTGGCCGCGCTGGAAGACGAGGTTGCCGGGCTGAAGCAGCGTCTGGATGCGTTACTCGCACATCTTGGAGATTAA
- the rimJ gene encoding ribosomal protein S5-alanine N-acetyltransferase, producing the protein MFGYRSNVPKVRLTTDRLVVRLVHERDAWRLADYYAENRQFLKPWEPVRDESHCYPSGWQARLSMIAEFHKQGSAFYFALLDPEEKEIVGIANFSNVVRGSFHACYLGYSIGQKWQGQGLMFEALTTAIRYMQRTQHIHRIMANYMPHNKRSGDLLARLGFEKEGYAKDYLLIDGEWRDHVLTALTTQDWTAGR; encoded by the coding sequence ATGTTTGGCTATCGCAGTAATGTGCCAAAAGTGCGTCTGACGACGGACAGGCTGGTCGTTCGTCTGGTGCATGAGCGTGATGCCTGGCGTCTGGCGGATTATTACGCCGAGAATCGCCAGTTTTTAAAACCCTGGGAACCCGTTCGGGACGAGAGCCACTGCTACCCCTCCGGCTGGCAGGCGCGCCTCAGTATGATTGCGGAATTTCACAAACAGGGAAGTGCGTTTTATTTCGCGCTTCTCGATCCGGAAGAGAAAGAGATCGTTGGCATTGCCAATTTTTCAAACGTGGTACGCGGGTCGTTTCACGCCTGCTATCTCGGGTATTCCATCGGCCAGAAATGGCAGGGGCAGGGGCTTATGTTTGAAGCGCTGACGACGGCGATTCGCTACATGCAGCGCACGCAACATATCCATCGCATTATGGCGAACTACATGCCGCACAATAAGCGTAGCGGCGATCTGCTGGCCCGCCTGGGGTTTGAGAAAGAGGGCTATGCCAAAGATTATCTGCTGATTGACGGCGAGTGGCGGGACCATGTGCTCACCGCGCTCACCACGCAGGACTGGACCGCGGGTCGTTAA